From Mumia sp. ZJ1417:
TCGCCCTCGGGGTGAGCGAGCTCGTCCCGCTCGACGCCGATCCGGTCGACCCGCTCGACGCCTGGGTCGTGTACGCGCCGCTCGACGCCGCCGACGCGGTGGCCGGCGCGATGCACGACGCTGGCGCAGGGGAGGTCGGTGCGTACGACCGGTGCCAGTTCGTGAGCGACGGCACGGGCTCGTTCCGTCCCGGTGACACGGCCGACCCGGCGATCGGGACGACCGGCGCGGTCGAGCACGTCGCGGAGCGGCGCATCGAGGTCGTCGCCGCCCGCAGGCTGCGCGGGGCCGTCCTCGCCGCAGTGCGGGCCGCGCATCCGTACGAGGAGGTCGCGTACACGGTCACCGCGATCGCCGACGTGCCCGACACCACGCGCGGCAGCGGCCGGATCGGGGTGCTCGAGGAGCCGATGAGGTTGGCCGACTTCGCCGCGCAGGTCGTGGCGGCACTGCCGACGAACCACGGCGTCGCCCGGATCGCGGGCGACGCCGACTCCCTCGTACGACGCGTCGCCGTGTGCGGAGGGTCGGGCGACTTCCTGCTCGAACGGGCGCGCGCTGCGGGAGCCGACGTGTACGTCACCTCCGACCTGCGGCACCATCCGGTCTCCGAGCTGCGCGAGCAGCCGGGCGCACCGGCCGTGGTCGACGTCCCGCACTGGGCGGCGGAGTGGACGTGGCTCCCCGTCCTCGCCCACCGGCTGCGCGTCTGGCTCGCGGCGCGAGGGAGTACGGTGCAGGTCCAGGTCTCCACCCTCGTCACGGATCCGTGGACGTCGCACCTGGCCTGGTCGGGGTGAGCGGGGTGACTCGCTCGGACTCTGTCGACCACGCCTGGGCGAGGTAATACGGTGGAGTTCCCGGTCATGTCCAGCGGCACGGAATTTCGCCGTGCCCGTCAGAGGAGCCCACGCTGAAAGCTGACCCGTTCGACCAGCTCGCCCTGCTCGACGTGCAGGGCATCGACGCGCAGCTCTCGCAGCTCGCGCACCGCCGTAAGAACCTCCCGCAGGTCTCGGCGCTCGACGAGTTGCGCCGCGAGCGCGAGACGGTCCACGCGCGCAGCGTGCAGGCCCAGACGAAGGTCTCCGACCTGACCGCCGACCAGAGGAAGGCCGATGGCGAGGTCGCGGCCGTCCGTGCGCGCCGCGACCGCGACCAGACTCGGCTCGACTCGGGGCAGGTCACCAACCCCAAGGACCTCCAGAGCATCCAGAACGAGATCGTCGCGCTCGACCGCCGGATCGGCTCGCTCGAGGACGCCGAGCTCGAGGTGATGGAGGAGCTCGAGGGTGCCCAGTCCGAGCTCGCGCTTGCGACCGACGCGCTCGCGGCGCTCGACGCGCGGATCGCTGAGGAGCTCGGTGGGCTCGACGACGCGACCAGCGAGATCGACGCCAAGGCTGAGGCGCTGCGCGCGGAGCGTGGCGCTGCGGTCGAGCGTGTCGCCGATCCGCTGCTCACGCTCTACGAGAAGGTCCGCAACAGCCATGGAGGTGTCGGCGCGGCCGCGTTGCGCCACAAGCGGTGCGAGGGCTGCCGGCTCGAGATCAACGGCGCCGACCTGCGCGAGATCGCGAGCAAGCCGAGCGACGAGGTGCTGCGCTGCCCGGAGTGCGACCGCATCCTCGTCCGTACCCACGAGGCAGGCCTGTGACCGGTCCCCGCCGTGTCATCATCGAGGCCGACGGCGGG
This genomic window contains:
- a CDS encoding Nif3-like dinuclear metal center hexameric protein; the protein is MNELRVRDLIDLLDSWYPPGHADSWDAVGTSVGDPEAPLRRVLLAVDPVQAVVDEAVASEADLVVTHHPLLLKGVHSVAATTPKGRVVQDLVRHGITLHTCHTNADSPVLGVSESLALALGVSELVPLDADPVDPLDAWVVYAPLDAADAVAGAMHDAGAGEVGAYDRCQFVSDGTGSFRPGDTADPAIGTTGAVEHVAERRIEVVAARRLRGAVLAAVRAAHPYEEVAYTVTAIADVPDTTRGSGRIGVLEEPMRLADFAAQVVAALPTNHGVARIAGDADSLVRRVAVCGGSGDFLLERARAAGADVYVTSDLRHHPVSELREQPGAPAVVDVPHWAAEWTWLPVLAHRLRVWLAARGSTVQVQVSTLVTDPWTSHLAWSG
- a CDS encoding zinc ribbon domain-containing protein; this translates as MQGIDAQLSQLAHRRKNLPQVSALDELRRERETVHARSVQAQTKVSDLTADQRKADGEVAAVRARRDRDQTRLDSGQVTNPKDLQSIQNEIVALDRRIGSLEDAELEVMEELEGAQSELALATDALAALDARIAEELGGLDDATSEIDAKAEALRAERGAAVERVADPLLTLYEKVRNSHGGVGAAALRHKRCEGCRLEINGADLREIASKPSDEVLRCPECDRILVRTHEAGL